In a genomic window of Streptococcus oralis subsp. tigurinus:
- a CDS encoding ABC transporter ATP-binding protein, translated as MVELNLKNIYKKYPNSEHYSVEDFNLDIKDKEFIVFVGPSGCGKSTTLRMIAGLEDITEGTASIDGVVVNDVAPKDRDIAMVFQNYALYPHMTVYDNMAFGLKLRKYSKEDIDKRVQEAAAILGLKEFLDRKPADLSGGQRQRVAMGRAIVRDAKVFLMDEPLSNLDAKLRVSMRAEIAKIHRRIGATTIYVTHDQTEAMTLADRIVIMSATKNPAGTGTIGRIEQIGTPQEVYKNPVNKFVAGFIGSPAMNFINVKLVGSEIVSDGFRLKVPEGALKVLRDKGYEGKELIFGIRPEDVNAEPAFLETFPESVVKATISVSELLGSESHLYCQVGKDEFVAKVDARDYLQTGATVELGFDLNKAHFFDVETEKTVY; from the coding sequence ATGGTAGAATTAAATCTTAAAAACATTTACAAAAAATATCCAAACAGCGAACACTACTCAGTTGAAGACTTCAACTTGGACATCAAAGACAAGGAATTTATCGTTTTCGTAGGTCCTTCAGGATGTGGTAAGTCTACAACTCTTCGTATGATTGCTGGTCTTGAAGACATTACAGAAGGTACTGCATCTATCGATGGCGTGGTTGTCAACGACGTAGCTCCAAAAGACCGTGACATCGCCATGGTATTCCAAAACTACGCTCTTTACCCACACATGACTGTATATGACAACATGGCTTTCGGTTTGAAATTGCGTAAATACAGCAAAGAAGACATCGACAAACGTGTGCAAGAAGCTGCAGCAATCCTTGGCTTGAAAGAGTTCTTGGATCGTAAACCTGCTGACCTTTCTGGTGGTCAACGTCAACGTGTTGCCATGGGTCGTGCCATCGTCCGTGATGCAAAAGTGTTCTTGATGGACGAACCTTTGTCAAACTTGGATGCCAAACTCCGTGTATCAATGCGTGCTGAAATTGCGAAGATTCACCGTCGTATCGGAGCTACAACTATCTACGTAACTCACGACCAAACAGAAGCGATGACACTTGCAGACCGTATCGTTATCATGTCAGCAACTAAGAACCCAGCTGGTACAGGTACTATCGGACGTATTGAACAAATCGGTACTCCTCAAGAAGTTTATAAAAATCCAGTTAACAAATTTGTTGCAGGATTCATCGGAAGCCCAGCTATGAACTTCATCAATGTGAAATTGGTTGGTAGCGAAATTGTTTCTGACGGTTTCCGTTTGAAAGTTCCAGAAGGAGCTTTGAAAGTTCTTCGTGACAAAGGCTACGAAGGAAAAGAGTTGATCTTCGGTATTCGTCCAGAAGATGTGAATGCAGAACCTGCTTTCCTTGAAACATTCCCAGAATCAGTTGTCAAAGCAACTATCTCTGTATCAGAATTGCTTGGTTCAGAATCTCACCTTTACTGCCAAGTTGGTAAAGACGAATTTGTTGCCAAAGTGGATGCTCGTGACTACTTGCAAACAGGTGCAACAGTTGAACTTGGATTTGACTTGAACAAAGCACACTTCTTCGATGTAGAAACTGAAAAAACAGTCTACTAA
- the cysS gene encoding cysteine--tRNA ligase produces MIKIYDTMSRDLREFVPIEDGKVKMYVCGPTVYNYIHVGNARSTVAFDTIRRYFEYRGYEVAYISNFTDVDDKIINRAREEGITPQEVADKYIAAFREDVTALGVKPATRHPRVVEFMADIIRFVEDLIEKGFAYESQGDVYFRVEKSHNYAKLANKTLEDLELGASGRTDEETARKENPVDFALWKAAKPGEISWDSPWGPGRPGWHIECSVMSTEILGDTIDIHGGGADLEFPHHTNEIAQSEAKTGKTFANYWMHNGFVNIDNVKMSKSLGNFITVHDALKTIDGQVLRFFFATQHYRKPINFTEKAVRDAETNLKYLKNTYEQPFTGTVDAQELQAFKDKFVAAMDEDFNSANGITVVFEMAKWINSGNYDASVKQALADMLEVFGIVFVEEVLDAEIEALIQKRQEARANRDFATADQIRDQLAAQGIKLLDTKDGVRWTRD; encoded by the coding sequence ATGATTAAAATCTATGACACTATGTCTCGTGATTTGCGAGAATTTGTCCCGATTGAGGACGGCAAAGTCAAGATGTATGTTTGTGGGCCTACGGTATACAACTATATCCACGTGGGGAATGCCCGATCGACGGTGGCTTTTGACACCATTCGTCGCTACTTTGAATACCGTGGCTACGAAGTTGCCTATATTTCCAATTTCACGGATGTGGATGATAAGATTATTAACCGTGCCAGGGAAGAAGGCATCACGCCTCAGGAGGTTGCGGATAAGTACATCGCTGCCTTTCGTGAGGATGTGACGGCCTTGGGGGTGAAACCTGCGACTCGCCATCCACGTGTAGTAGAGTTTATGGCGGACATCATCCGTTTTGTGGAAGACTTGATTGAAAAAGGCTTTGCCTACGAGAGTCAAGGGGATGTTTACTTTCGTGTAGAAAAATCTCACAACTATGCTAAATTGGCCAATAAAACCTTGGAAGATTTGGAGCTAGGTGCTTCAGGTCGTACCGATGAAGAAACGGCTCGCAAGGAAAATCCTGTAGACTTTGCCCTTTGGAAAGCTGCCAAACCAGGCGAGATTTCTTGGGACAGTCCTTGGGGACCTGGTCGTCCGGGCTGGCATATCGAGTGTTCGGTCATGTCGACAGAGATTTTGGGCGATACCATTGATATCCACGGTGGTGGAGCTGATCTGGAATTTCCGCATCATACCAATGAAATTGCCCAGTCAGAAGCCAAAACAGGTAAGACTTTCGCCAACTACTGGATGCACAACGGCTTTGTCAATATTGACAATGTCAAGATGTCTAAGTCCTTGGGCAACTTTATCACAGTCCATGATGCCCTTAAGACAATTGATGGTCAAGTGTTGCGTTTCTTCTTTGCGACTCAGCATTACCGTAAACCAATCAACTTTACGGAAAAAGCAGTTCGTGACGCAGAGACCAATCTCAAATATCTGAAGAACACTTACGAGCAACCATTTACAGGAACTGTGGATGCACAAGAGTTACAGGCTTTTAAAGATAAGTTTGTTGCCGCTATGGATGAGGATTTCAACTCTGCCAATGGCATCACAGTTGTCTTTGAAATGGCTAAGTGGATCAACTCCGGCAACTATGATGCAAGTGTTAAGCAAGCTCTTGCGGATATGTTGGAGGTCTTTGGTATTGTCTTTGTAGAGGAAGTTTTGGATGCAGAAATTGAAGCCTTAATCCAAAAACGTCAAGAGGCGCGTGCGAATCGTGACTTTGCAACAGCAGACCAAATCCGTGACCAATTGGCTGCTCAAGGAATTAAGCTCCTTGACACCAAGGATGGAGTGAGGTGGACACGTGATTGA
- a CDS encoding nicotinamide mononucleotide transporter has product MKKLLKIFATSKWFDLFGVALVVGIAIASGYLNSRLDKFVDWGPWTALVPFGLISVTNVGISMLSTRFTGKLSKWGNYFGIVNTILSGTIDYILGNKAAIITYPVTFLIYTFAIKKWEASQEGRPNQMSQKQVKLAAIIISIIAFLFAFVTNYIGYGGKMNLLAYVTTIAFALSLIANALNALKLTTQWGFWLIYNFVQLTKAGIQGNFANIGKYIFYILNAIGALFVWNDKEDR; this is encoded by the coding sequence ATGAAAAAATTACTAAAAATTTTTGCGACATCCAAATGGTTTGACCTTTTCGGGGTTGCTTTGGTCGTTGGGATTGCGATTGCATCTGGTTACCTCAACTCACGTCTCGACAAATTTGTAGACTGGGGACCATGGACTGCACTTGTTCCCTTTGGATTGATTTCCGTAACCAACGTTGGGATTTCCATGTTGTCCACTCGTTTCACGGGAAAATTAAGCAAATGGGGAAATTACTTTGGCATTGTCAATACGATTTTATCTGGTACCATTGATTATATCCTTGGAAATAAGGCGGCCATTATCACCTATCCTGTTACCTTTCTCATCTATACCTTTGCTATTAAGAAATGGGAAGCTTCGCAAGAAGGTAGACCCAACCAAATGAGCCAAAAACAGGTAAAATTGGCAGCCATCATCATTTCAATCATCGCCTTCCTCTTTGCCTTTGTGACCAACTATATCGGCTATGGAGGAAAGATGAATCTCCTTGCCTACGTGACAACTATTGCCTTTGCACTGTCCCTCATTGCCAATGCTTTAAACGCATTGAAACTGACAACTCAGTGGGGATTTTGGTTGATTTACAATTTTGTGCAGCTGACAAAGGCTGGCATTCAAGGCAACTTCGCTAATATCGGTAAATACATCTTTTATATCCTCAATGCAATCGGAGCTTTATTTGTCTGGAATGACAAAGAAGATAGATAA
- a CDS encoding RelA/SpoT family protein has product MPKEVNLTGDQVVALTREYLTKEDVAFVQKALIYAVDCHSGQYRKSGEPYIIHPIQVAGILAKLKLDAVTVACGFLHDVVEDTDATLDDLEREFGHDVRIIVDGVTKLGKVEYKSLEEQLAENHRKMLMAMSEDIRVILVKLSDRLHNMRTLKHLRKDKQERISRETMEIYAPLAHRLGISSVKWELEDLSFRYLNPTEFYKITHMMKEKRREREALVDEVVTKLEDYATERNLKGKIYGRPKHIYSIYRKMQDKKKRFEEIYDLIAIRCILDTQSDVYAMLGYVHELWKPMPGRFKDYIANRKANGYQSIHTTVYGPKGPIEFQIRTKEMHEVAEYGVAAHWAYKKGIKGQVNSKESAIGMNWIKEMMELQDQADDAKEFVDSVKENYLAEEIYVFTPDGAVRSLPKDSGPIDFAYEIHTKVGEKATGAKVNGRMVPLTTKLKTGDQVEIITNPNSFGPSRDWLNMVKTSKARNKIRQFFKNQDKELSVNKGREMLMAQFQENGYMANKFMDKRHMDEVLQKTSYKTEEALYAAIGFGEIGAITVFNRLTEKERREEERAKAKAEAEELVKGGEVKVENKEKLKVKHEGGVIIEGASGLLVRIAKCCNPVPGDDIVGYITKGRGVAIHRVDCMNLRAQENYEQRLLDVEWEDQFSSKEYTAHIDIYGLNRTGLLNDVLQVLSNTTKNISTVNAQPTKDMKFANIHVSFGISNLSTLTTVVDKIKSVPEVYSVKRTNG; this is encoded by the coding sequence ATGCCGAAAGAAGTGAATTTGACGGGCGATCAGGTAGTCGCTTTAACGAGAGAATATTTAACAAAGGAAGACGTTGCTTTTGTACAAAAAGCATTGATTTACGCAGTTGATTGTCATAGTGGTCAATACCGAAAATCAGGTGAGCCCTATATTATCCATCCTATCCAAGTGGCAGGAATTCTGGCTAAGCTCAAACTGGATGCCGTAACTGTTGCCTGTGGTTTTTTGCATGATGTAGTTGAGGACACAGATGCGACACTGGATGATTTGGAGCGTGAGTTTGGTCATGATGTTCGGATTATCGTTGATGGAGTGACCAAGCTTGGTAAGGTTGAGTACAAATCACTCGAGGAACAATTGGCTGAAAATCACCGCAAGATGCTCATGGCCATGTCTGAAGATATCCGTGTTATTTTGGTCAAACTATCGGACCGTTTGCACAATATGCGGACTCTCAAACACCTGCGAAAGGACAAGCAAGAACGTATCTCCAGAGAAACCATGGAAATTTACGCACCACTAGCTCATCGTCTAGGGATTTCCAGTGTCAAGTGGGAGTTGGAAGATTTATCTTTCCGTTACCTCAATCCAACTGAGTTTTACAAGATTACTCACATGATGAAGGAGAAACGCAGAGAACGTGAGGCTTTGGTCGATGAAGTCGTAACCAAGTTGGAGGACTATGCTACCGAACGCAATCTCAAAGGGAAAATCTATGGTCGTCCTAAGCATATCTATTCTATCTATCGCAAGATGCAGGATAAGAAGAAACGCTTTGAGGAGATTTATGACCTGATTGCCATTCGCTGTATCTTAGATACCCAGAGTGATGTCTATGCCATGCTGGGTTATGTGCATGAACTTTGGAAACCCATGCCAGGCCGCTTCAAAGACTATATCGCTAATCGTAAGGCCAATGGATACCAGTCTATCCATACGACCGTTTATGGACCAAAAGGGCCGATTGAATTCCAGATTCGGACCAAGGAAATGCACGAAGTGGCTGAGTACGGGGTAGCAGCTCACTGGGCCTATAAGAAAGGCATTAAAGGGCAGGTCAACAGCAAGGAATCTGCTATTGGGATGAACTGGATCAAGGAGATGATGGAGCTCCAAGACCAGGCTGATGATGCCAAGGAATTTGTGGACTCTGTTAAAGAAAACTATCTGGCGGAGGAGATTTACGTCTTTACTCCAGATGGTGCGGTCCGCTCCCTTCCAAAAGATTCAGGACCGATTGACTTTGCCTATGAAATTCATACCAAAGTCGGTGAAAAAGCGACCGGTGCCAAGGTCAATGGCCGTATGGTTCCGCTGACAACCAAGCTTAAGACAGGGGATCAGGTTGAAATTATCACCAACCCCAACTCCTTTGGACCGAGTCGTGACTGGCTCAACATGGTCAAGACCAGCAAGGCGCGCAACAAGATTCGCCAGTTCTTTAAAAATCAAGACAAGGAATTATCTGTAAACAAGGGCCGTGAAATGTTGATGGCCCAGTTCCAAGAAAACGGTTATATGGCCAATAAATTCATGGACAAGCGTCACATGGACGAGGTACTTCAAAAGACCAGCTACAAGACAGAGGAAGCTCTCTATGCTGCTATTGGTTTTGGAGAAATCGGTGCGATTACCGTCTTTAACCGTTTGACAGAAAAGGAACGCCGTGAGGAAGAACGTGCCAAGGCCAAGGCGGAAGCAGAAGAGCTTGTCAAAGGTGGCGAAGTTAAGGTTGAGAATAAGGAGAAGCTCAAGGTTAAGCATGAGGGCGGTGTCATTATTGAGGGAGCCTCAGGTCTCTTGGTTCGGATTGCTAAGTGTTGTAATCCCGTGCCTGGTGACGATATTGTCGGCTACATTACCAAAGGTCGTGGTGTAGCTATTCACCGTGTGGACTGTATGAACCTTCGCGCCCAAGAAAACTACGAGCAACGTCTCCTTGATGTGGAATGGGAAGATCAATTCTCAAGCAAGGAATACACCGCCCACATCGATATCTATGGTCTCAACCGTACAGGGCTTTTGAACGATGTTTTACAAGTTCTCTCCAACACAACTAAGAATATCTCAACCGTTAACGCCCAACCAACCAAGGATATGAAATTTGCCAATATCCATGTGTCATTTGGTATTTCCAACCTCTCAACTCTAACGACAGTCGTGGATAAGATTAAAAGTGTGCCAGAGGTCTACTCTGTCAAACGGACCAACGGATAA
- a CDS encoding metal ABC transporter permease, whose protein sequence is MIAEFINGLQNFHFLQNALITAIVIGVVAGAVGCFIILRGMSLMGDAISHAVLPGVALSFILGIDFFIGAIIFGLMASIIITYIKGNSIIKSDTAIGITFSSFLALGVILISVAKSSTDLFHILFGNILAVQDTDMWITIGVGAVILLIIGIFFKQLLITSFDELLAKAMGMPVNFYHYLLMVLLTLVSVTAMQSVGTILIVAMLITPAATAYLYANSLKSMIFLSSTLGATASVVGLFIGYSFNLAAGSSIVLTSASFFLISFFISPKQRYLKLKNKKIIK, encoded by the coding sequence ATGATAGCAGAATTTATCAATGGATTGCAAAATTTCCATTTCCTACAAAACGCCTTGATAACAGCTATTGTCATCGGAGTTGTTGCTGGAGCTGTGGGATGTTTTATCATCCTACGTGGGATGTCTCTCATGGGGGATGCCATCTCTCACGCAGTTTTGCCCGGCGTAGCCCTTTCCTTTATCCTGGGAATTGATTTCTTTATTGGAGCGATCATCTTTGGCTTGATGGCTTCCATCATCATTACCTACATCAAGGGAAACTCTATTATCAAGAGTGACACTGCCATTGGTATTACCTTTTCATCTTTCTTAGCCTTAGGTGTCATCTTGATTAGTGTTGCCAAGAGTTCGACAGACCTCTTTCATATCCTTTTTGGGAATATCCTCGCTGTCCAAGATACGGACATGTGGATTACCATTGGTGTGGGCGCAGTCATTCTCTTGATTATCGGGATTTTCTTTAAACAACTATTGATTACATCCTTTGACGAGCTTCTGGCTAAGGCCATGGGAATGCCCGTTAATTTCTACCACTATCTGCTCATGGTGCTCTTGACCCTTGTGTCTGTCACCGCAATGCAAAGTGTTGGAACCATTCTTATCGTGGCCATGCTAATCACTCCAGCCGCGACGGCTTACCTTTATGCTAATAGCCTAAAGAGTATGATTTTCCTTTCATCAACCCTAGGGGCAACCGCTTCTGTTGTGGGACTCTTTATCGGCTATAGTTTCAATCTCGCAGCAGGATCGAGCATCGTGCTCACATCCGCCAGCTTCTTTCTAATCAGTTTCTTTATCTCTCCTAAGCAACGATACTTGAAACTGAAAAACAAAAAAATCATTAAATAA
- the tpx gene encoding thiol peroxidase, with product MTTFLGNPVTFTGKQLQVGDKALDFSLTTTDLSKKTLADFDGKKKVLSVVPSIDTGVCSTQTRRFNQELANLDNTVVLTVSMDLPFAQGRWCGAEGLDNAIMLSDYFDHSFGRDYALLINEWHLLARAVFVLDTDNVIRYVEYVDNINTEPDFEAAIAAVKELD from the coding sequence ATGACCACTTTTCTCGGAAATCCTGTAACCTTTACAGGTAAACAACTGCAAGTTGGAGACAAGGCACTTGACTTTTCTCTTACAACAACCGATCTCTCTAAAAAAACGCTAGCTGACTTTGATGGAAAGAAAAAAGTCTTGAGTGTTGTCCCTTCTATCGATACTGGTGTCTGCTCAACGCAAACACGTCGATTCAACCAAGAACTTGCCAACCTTGACAACACCGTCGTTCTTACTGTTTCTATGGACCTACCATTTGCCCAAGGACGCTGGTGTGGGGCTGAAGGCCTTGACAATGCCATCATGCTTTCAGACTACTTTGACCATTCTTTCGGTCGTGACTATGCCCTCTTGATCAACGAATGGCATCTCCTTGCGCGTGCTGTCTTTGTTCTCGACACTGATAATGTCATCCGTTACGTAGAATACGTTGATAACATCAACACAGAACCAGACTTTGAAGCTGCTATTGCTGCAGTGAAAGAACTGGACTAA
- a CDS encoding metal-dependent transcriptional regulator — protein MTPNKEDYLKCIYEIGTDMQKITNKEIAARMQVSPPAVTEMIKRMKSENLILKDKENGYLLTDIGLKLVSELYRKHRLIEVFLVHHLDYTSDQIHEEAEVLEHTVSDLFVERLDKLLRFPKTCPHGGTIPAEGELLVEINNLPLAAVQEAGIYLLTRVHDSFELLKYLEKHAIHIGDQLQVKQFDSFSNSFTLVNKDEDLQVSMDIAKQLYVEKID, from the coding sequence ATGACGCCAAATAAAGAAGATTACCTAAAATGTATTTATGAAATCGGTACGGACATGCAGAAAATCACCAACAAAGAAATTGCTGCCCGTATGCAGGTCTCTCCGCCTGCTGTAACAGAGATGATCAAACGCATGAAAAGTGAAAATCTCATCCTCAAGGATAAGGAGAACGGCTATCTATTGACAGATATTGGCCTCAAACTGGTCTCAGAACTCTATCGTAAACACCGTTTGATTGAAGTCTTTCTAGTTCACCATCTAGACTATACTAGCGATCAAATCCACGAAGAAGCTGAGGTCCTAGAGCACACTGTATCCGATCTCTTCGTAGAGAGACTGGATAAACTACTGAGATTCCCTAAAACCTGCCCCCACGGTGGAACCATACCTGCCGAGGGAGAACTCTTGGTTGAAATCAATAACCTACCACTAGCAGCCGTCCAGGAAGCTGGAATCTATCTCCTGACTCGCGTTCATGATAGCTTTGAGCTACTCAAGTATCTAGAAAAGCACGCAATTCATATCGGTGACCAACTCCAAGTCAAGCAGTTTGATAGCTTTTCCAATAGCTTTACTCTGGTCAACAAAGACGAAGACCTCCAAGTTAGTATGGATATCGCCAAACAACTCTATGTCGAAAAAATCGACTAA
- a CDS encoding Mini-ribonuclease 3, protein MIDVNLINGIALAFEGDAVYSMYIRHHLILKGMTKPNKLHQEATKYVSAKAQARLIALMLEEQVLTEKEEEIYKRGRNTNSHTKAKNADVVTYRMSTGFEAVMGYLHLTENVERLETLISWCIQKVEE, encoded by the coding sequence GTGATTGATGTCAATCTCATTAATGGGATTGCGCTGGCTTTTGAGGGGGATGCGGTTTATTCCATGTATATTCGCCACCACCTCATCCTCAAAGGCATGACCAAGCCCAATAAACTTCACCAAGAGGCGACCAAGTATGTCTCAGCCAAGGCTCAGGCTCGTCTGATTGCCCTGATGTTGGAGGAGCAAGTCCTTACGGAAAAAGAAGAAGAAATCTACAAACGTGGTCGCAATACCAATAGTCACACAAAGGCTAAAAATGCTGATGTCGTGACTTATCGTATGTCTACTGGATTTGAAGCAGTCATGGGCTATCTCCATTTGACAGAAAATGTGGAGCGCTTAGAAACCTTAATCTCTTGGTGCATCCAAAAAGTGGAGGAGTAG
- a CDS encoding metal ABC transporter substrate-binding protein, with protein sequence MKKLGTLLVLFLSVIALVACASGKKDTASGQKLKVVATNSIIADITKNIAGDKIDLHSIVPVGQDPHEYEPLPEDVKKTSQADLIFYNGINLETGGNAWFTKLVENAKKTENKDYFAVSEGVDVIYLEGQNEKGKEDPHAWLNLENGMIYAKNIAKQLIAKDPSNKEFYEKNLKDYTEKLDKLDKEAKEKFNNIPAEKKLIVTSEGCFKYFSKAYGVPSAYIWEINTEEEGTPEQIKTLVEKLRQTKVPSLFVESSVDDRPMKTVSQDTNIPIYAQIFTDSIAEEGKEGDSYYNMMKYNLDKIAEGLAK encoded by the coding sequence ATGAAAAAATTAGGTACATTGCTTGTACTCTTTCTTTCCGTCATTGCTCTTGTAGCATGTGCTAGCGGAAAAAAAGATACGGCTTCTGGTCAAAAACTAAAAGTTGTTGCTACAAACTCAATCATCGCTGATATTACCAAAAATATCGCTGGTGACAAGATTGATCTTCACAGTATCGTTCCTGTTGGTCAAGACCCGCACGAATACGAACCACTTCCTGAAGACGTTAAGAAAACCTCTCAAGCTGACTTGATTTTCTATAACGGTATCAACCTTGAAACAGGTGGCAATGCTTGGTTTACCAAATTGGTCGAAAATGCTAAGAAAACTGAAAACAAAGACTACTTTGCAGTTAGCGAAGGTGTTGATGTTATCTACCTTGAGGGCCAAAACGAGAAAGGCAAAGAAGACCCACACGCTTGGCTCAACCTTGAAAATGGGATGATTTATGCTAAAAATATCGCTAAACAGTTGATTGCAAAAGATCCTAGCAACAAGGAATTCTACGAAAAAAATCTCAAAGACTATACTGAAAAACTAGACAAACTGGACAAGGAAGCCAAAGAGAAATTTAACAATATCCCTGCTGAGAAGAAACTCATCGTAACCAGCGAAGGATGCTTCAAATACTTCTCTAAAGCCTACGGTGTCCCAAGTGCCTACATCTGGGAAATCAACACAGAAGAAGAAGGAACACCGGAACAAATCAAGACCTTGGTTGAAAAACTTCGCCAAACAAAGGTTCCATCACTCTTTGTTGAATCAAGTGTCGATGACCGTCCAATGAAGACTGTTTCACAAGACACAAATATCCCAATCTACGCACAAATCTTTACTGACTCAATCGCTGAAGAAGGTAAAGAAGGCGACAGCTACTACAACATGATGAAATACAACCTTGATAAGATTGCTGAAGGATTAGCAAAATAA
- a CDS encoding helix-turn-helix domain-containing protein — MLAKELLDWFPEAQISDQPIEKPGYLTLPLSSQQWILLEETNLTEREKQLISLLTQEEQARSLNPWYSYLIEGKGQAPQTFKKIQLVYCHLSYFQQENLASWLDMMQTLFPNCQTVLQVGAQDYVFVLQQDKYTSVRSILSDTIEAVEYDFGLRLSIMLGQVWPQTGSQALSDLIKVERDLFKIWWRQGHQGVHTFSQLYLWSMGERIVDLRVIKDCLHQMILDQDQIQEIILSLWENSAVLTKTAQQLYLHRNSLQYKIDRWEELTGLQLKELTDLTLCYQLILPDLL, encoded by the coding sequence ATGCTTGCAAAAGAATTACTAGACTGGTTTCCTGAGGCTCAGATTTCAGATCAGCCGATAGAGAAGCCAGGATATCTTACTCTTCCTCTGTCTTCACAGCAGTGGATTTTACTAGAGGAGACCAATCTCACTGAGCGTGAAAAGCAGTTAATTTCCCTTTTGACCCAAGAGGAGCAGGCTCGTTCGCTCAATCCTTGGTATTCCTATCTGATCGAGGGGAAGGGGCAGGCGCCTCAAACTTTTAAAAAGATTCAGCTGGTTTATTGTCATCTTTCCTATTTCCAACAGGAAAATCTAGCCTCTTGGCTAGACATGATGCAGACTCTTTTTCCCAACTGCCAGACAGTGCTACAAGTTGGGGCTCAGGATTATGTATTTGTGCTTCAACAAGATAAGTACACCTCTGTTCGCTCAATCTTATCTGATACGATTGAAGCGGTTGAGTATGACTTTGGTCTTCGTCTGTCGATCATGTTAGGCCAGGTTTGGCCTCAGACAGGCTCTCAAGCCCTATCAGACTTGATCAAAGTGGAGCGAGATTTGTTTAAGATTTGGTGGCGTCAGGGGCATCAAGGTGTACATACCTTTTCACAGCTCTATCTTTGGAGTATGGGAGAAAGGATTGTGGACCTGAGAGTCATTAAAGACTGCCTGCACCAGATGATTTTGGACCAGGACCAGATTCAGGAAATTATCCTTTCTCTCTGGGAAAACAGTGCCGTCCTAACTAAAACGGCCCAGCAACTCTATCTGCACCGCAACTCTCTCCAATACAAGATTGATAGATGGGAAGAATTGACAGGACTTCAGTTGAAGGAGTTGACGGATCTCACTCTTTGTTATCAGTTGATTTTACCAGATCTTCTTTAA
- a CDS encoding metal ABC transporter ATP-binding protein, translated as MIRIEHLSVSYKETLALKDISLVLHGPTITGIIGPNGAGKSTLLKGMLGIIPHEGQAFLDDKEVKKSLNRVAYVEQKIHIDYNFPIKVKECVSLGLYPSIPLFHTLKASHWKKVAEALEIVGLSDYADRQISQLSGGQFQRVLIARCLVQEADYIFLDEPFVGIDSISEEIIMNTLRDLKKSGKTVLIVHHDLSKVPHYFDQVLLLNRELIDLGPTEETFTEVNLKKAYGSKLFFNGGDL; from the coding sequence ATGATACGTATTGAACACCTCAGCGTCTCCTACAAAGAAACGCTGGCACTAAAGGATATCTCACTAGTGCTCCACGGACCAACTATTACCGGAATTATTGGTCCAAATGGTGCTGGAAAATCAACTTTATTAAAAGGTATGTTAGGAATTATCCCACATGAAGGTCAGGCCTTTCTCGACGACAAAGAAGTCAAGAAATCTTTAAATCGAGTTGCCTATGTCGAGCAAAAAATCCATATCGACTACAATTTCCCTATCAAGGTCAAGGAATGTGTCTCTCTGGGACTCTATCCATCCATCCCGCTCTTCCACACTTTAAAGGCCAGCCACTGGAAAAAAGTGGCAGAAGCACTTGAAATCGTTGGACTCTCAGACTATGCTGATCGCCAAATCAGCCAGCTCTCAGGAGGACAATTCCAACGTGTTTTGATTGCCCGCTGCCTAGTGCAGGAAGCTGACTACATCTTTCTAGATGAGCCTTTTGTCGGGATTGACTCGATCAGTGAAGAGATTATCATGAATACGCTGAGAGACCTAAAAAAATCTGGTAAAACAGTTCTCATCGTCCATCATGACCTCAGCAAAGTCCCCCATTATTTCGACCAAGTTTTGCTTCTCAATCGAGAATTAATAGACCTTGGTCCGACCGAAGAAACCTTTACCGAGGTCAATCTCAAAAAGGCCTACGGTAGCAAACTCTTTTTCAATGGAGGTGACCTATGA